One genomic window of Providencia hangzhouensis includes the following:
- a CDS encoding molybdopterin-dependent oxidoreductase, with amino-acid sequence MSERQKIALSRRSFIAWTSAASVMATLPLSKQLYAATPEEEKAVAQATDAVTQGKWKPVACWHNCGGRCVNKALVVDGVVVRQKTDDVVADSPDFPQQRGCLRGRSQRKQVFGADRLKYPMKRKGWAPGGGDKSLRGRDQWVRISWDEALDIVASESKRIKEKYGNESIWITGGNGVDIQNVYAKAGGFVGDWGTTSWGAWFETPAHLGLLEGFYTFGTNDRFDMRNSQLIVMWGANPAWSSPGSPTYNYYQAKKAGARFISIDPSYTTTAELMDADWYPINPGTDHALALGIMYALLEMDSPDSPLIDWNFLRRCTVGFDESNMPAGADPKGNFKDYLLGTYTGEPKTPEWASNICGLSVSDIRTLAREIGGTNRVALLTGWAPARIHNGEGWVQAFSTLGFMTGHMGRPGRMTGVSCHFAAGNNGTRLVMAGASGLPSVPNPVSLKINHNELNRALLEKKFRQRGVGDVDANIQMIIHPFNATLQTRANISQSVEAYRKDVELVVTAAYVPHTCAKYSDIVLPVTTEWEREGTILNPSNREVMIAAVNVTPPLYEARSDQWIAKEIGKRLGINVDEVFPVSEKQQFFNKLNGATIIGEDGKTTEPLITITQADIDEWQVTGKPQQGRITLNEFLTVGKYQVKRTAGDNYGYIAYEDFIRDPQANPRPTPSGKFEIYCQTLVEKADECGWTKLPPIPEYIPSASGYEASFSDFSKKEKGDYPFQIYNPHYLRRSHSTLDNVPWLREQWPSPIYINASDAKRLGIKHGETVLITSPQGKIVRPALVTQTMKPGVVALPHGSWTNVDEKTGIDMAGADNTLTIQVPTGLGTSGWNTMLCNIEKWHGDQLVPDAAIPQRIIF; translated from the coding sequence GATGCAGTGACTCAAGGGAAATGGAAACCCGTAGCCTGTTGGCATAACTGTGGTGGCCGCTGTGTTAATAAAGCATTGGTGGTCGATGGTGTCGTTGTTAGACAAAAAACAGATGATGTGGTTGCAGATTCTCCTGATTTCCCACAACAGCGAGGTTGTTTACGTGGTCGTTCACAACGTAAACAAGTTTTTGGGGCGGATCGTCTGAAATACCCCATGAAGCGTAAAGGCTGGGCCCCGGGTGGTGGGGACAAAAGCTTACGAGGACGGGACCAATGGGTGCGCATCAGTTGGGATGAAGCATTAGATATTGTGGCATCAGAGTCGAAACGTATTAAAGAAAAATATGGTAACGAGTCTATTTGGATCACGGGTGGTAACGGTGTTGATATCCAAAACGTTTACGCCAAAGCGGGGGGTTTTGTTGGGGATTGGGGAACAACCTCGTGGGGAGCATGGTTTGAAACACCAGCCCATTTAGGATTACTTGAAGGATTTTATACCTTTGGTACCAATGACCGTTTTGATATGCGTAACTCCCAGTTGATCGTGATGTGGGGGGCAAACCCAGCGTGGAGTAGCCCGGGTAGCCCAACCTATAATTATTATCAGGCAAAAAAAGCTGGGGCTCGCTTCATTAGCATTGACCCAAGTTATACGACGACGGCAGAGTTAATGGATGCAGATTGGTACCCCATCAATCCGGGTACTGACCATGCATTAGCACTGGGTATTATGTACGCACTATTAGAAATGGATAGCCCTGACAGTCCGTTGATTGATTGGAATTTTTTACGCCGTTGCACAGTTGGTTTTGATGAAAGTAATATGCCCGCAGGCGCAGACCCGAAGGGGAACTTCAAAGATTATCTATTAGGCACCTATACGGGAGAGCCAAAAACACCTGAGTGGGCCTCTAATATTTGTGGGCTGTCAGTGAGTGATATTCGCACTTTGGCACGTGAAATCGGTGGCACTAACCGAGTCGCATTGCTTACAGGTTGGGCACCTGCTCGAATTCATAATGGTGAAGGGTGGGTGCAAGCATTCTCAACCTTAGGCTTTATGACTGGCCATATGGGAAGGCCTGGCCGGATGACAGGAGTTAGTTGCCATTTCGCTGCTGGAAATAATGGCACGCGGCTCGTTATGGCGGGAGCAAGTGGGCTACCTTCAGTACCAAACCCAGTCAGTTTAAAAATCAATCACAATGAGCTTAACCGTGCATTATTAGAGAAAAAATTCCGCCAACGTGGTGTGGGAGATGTCGATGCAAATATCCAAATGATCATTCATCCATTCAATGCCACGTTACAAACACGAGCCAATATTTCGCAAAGCGTTGAGGCCTACCGTAAAGATGTGGAATTGGTTGTGACCGCAGCGTATGTTCCGCATACTTGCGCCAAATATTCGGATATTGTCTTACCGGTGACGACTGAATGGGAGCGTGAAGGAACCATATTAAATCCAAGTAACCGTGAAGTTATGATAGCTGCGGTGAATGTAACGCCACCACTTTATGAAGCGAGAAGTGACCAATGGATCGCCAAAGAAATAGGTAAGCGTCTAGGTATTAATGTCGATGAAGTTTTTCCTGTTTCGGAAAAACAACAATTTTTCAATAAACTCAATGGCGCAACAATCATTGGTGAAGATGGTAAGACAACAGAACCATTAATCACAATCACTCAAGCGGACATTGATGAATGGCAAGTAACAGGCAAGCCACAACAGGGGCGAATTACCCTCAATGAATTTCTTACTGTTGGGAAATACCAAGTAAAACGGACGGCTGGTGATAACTATGGCTATATTGCCTATGAAGATTTCATTCGCGACCCACAGGCCAATCCACGACCAACACCAAGTGGCAAATTTGAAATTTACTGCCAAACATTAGTCGAAAAAGCCGATGAGTGTGGCTGGACTAAATTACCACCAATTCCTGAGTATATTCCGTCTGCAAGTGGTTACGAGGCTAGCTTTAGCGATTTCTCGAAGAAGGAGAAAGGGGATTACCCATTCCAAATCTATAATCCACACTATTTACGCCGCTCTCACAGCACGCTTGATAATGTGCCTTGGTTACGTGAGCAGTGGCCAAGCCCAATTTATATCAATGCGTCTGATGCGAAACGTTTAGGTATTAAACACGGTGAAACTGTGTTGATAACGAGCCCACAAGGGAAGATTGTTCGTCCTGCATTGGTGACACAAACGATGAAGCCGGGCGTGGTCGCATTACCCCATGGCAGTTGGACCAATGTTGACGAAAAAACAGGGATAGATATGGCGGGGGCCGACAATACGCTAACCATTCAAGTCCCTACAGGGCTTGGTACATCAGGGTGGAACACGATGCTATGTAATATCGAAAAATGGCATGGTGACCAGTTAGTTCCAGATGCAGCAATTCCACAGCGTATTATATTTTAG